One genomic region from Gossypium hirsutum isolate 1008001.06 chromosome D13, Gossypium_hirsutum_v2.1, whole genome shotgun sequence encodes:
- the LOC107932062 gene encoding potassium channel AKT1, producing the protein MFRVSVCGQEDIEQISRESSHYSLSTGILPSLGARSNRRVKLKRFIVSPYDRRYRVWETFLVILVIYTAWVSPLEFGFLKKPESPLSITDNVVNGFFAMDIILTFFVAYLDKTTYLLIDDHKKIAWKYSSSWLAFDIISTIPSELAQKISPKPLRSYGLFNMLRLWRLRRVSALFSRMEKDKNYNYFWVRCGKLICVTLFAVHCAGCFYYYIAARYHDPGRTWIALSLGDNFLEQSLWIRYVTSMYWSITTLTTVGYGDLHPVNTREMVFTIFYMLFNLGLTAYLIGNMTNLVVHGTSRTRRFRDTIQAASSFALRNQLPHRLQDQMLAHLCLKFRTDSEGLQQQEIIDSLPKAIRSSISHYLFYSLMDKVYLFRGVSNDLLFQLVSEMKAEYFPPKEDVILQNEAPTDFYILVTGAVDLLVLKNGAEQVVGEAKAGDLCGEIGVLCYRPQLFTVRTKRLCQLLRLNRTAFLNIIQANVGDGTIIMNNLLQHLKDMNDPIMEGVLIETENMLARGRMDLPLNLCFAALRGDDLLLNQLLKRGLDPNESDNNGRTALHIAASKGSENCILLLLDYGADPNVKDSEGNVPLWEAMLAGHDQVAKLLKENGASINVADVGHYACTAAEQNNLNLLKEIIRYGGDVTRPRHNGTTALHVAVCEGNVEIVKYLVDQGADIDKPDVHGWTPRELAEQQGHEEIKTMFESRKEMKTQSIMSIPEKAETRYLGRFTSEPVIRPVAPDGTDGSWSQSRQRRRTSNFHNSLFGIMSAANMEKDLLLSVHKPKGVKDCVVNSARVVISCPEKGQTIGKLVSLPGNFEELLEMGAKKFGIIGGKVVSKEGAEIDGIEVIRDGDHLVFVSDGQMQHQQHSQVPHCIG; encoded by the exons ATGTTTCGAGTTTCAGTATGTGGGCAAGAAGATATAGAACAAATATCGAGAGAAAGCAGCCATTACAGCTTATCAACTGGTATACTCCCTTCGCTTGGAGCAAGAAGTAACCGTAGAGTCAAGCTCAAGAGATTCATCGTTTCTCCTTATGATCGTCGTTACAG GGTATGGGAGACTTTTCTGGTTATTTTAGTCATCTATACAGCTTGGGTTTCACCATTGGAGTTTGGGTTCCTTAAGAAACCTGAATCACCACTCTCCATTACTGATAATGTTGTTAATGGATTCTTTGCCATGGATATTATCCTCACATTCTTTGTTGCATACCTTGATAAAACAACCTATCTACTTATCGATGATCACAAGAAGATCGCTTGGAAGTACAGCAGTTCGTGGCTGGCTTTCGACATTATATCGACGATACCATCGGAACTCGCTCAGAAAATCTCCCCTAAGCCGTTGCGTTCCTATGGCTTGTTCAATATGCTTCGCCTTTGGCGTCTGCGCAGAGTTAGTGCATTGTTTTCCAG AATGGAGAAAGACAAGAACTACAACTACTTTTGGGTTCGATGTGGAAAGCTTATTTGT GTTACACTTTTTGCAGTTCATTGTGCTGGatgtttctattattatatagCTGCACGATATCATGATCCGGGAAGAACATGGATCGCACTCTCACTTGGAGACAATTTCCTCGAACAGAGCTTGTGGATACGATATGTTACATCGATGTACTGGTCTATCACTACACTGACCACTGTTGGCTATGGTGATTTGCATCCTGTGAATACTAGGGAGATGGTGTTTACCATTTTCTACATGCTCTTCAACCTTGGGTTGACAGCATACTTGATCGGAAACATGACGAACTTGGTTGTCCATGGAACAAGCCGAACTAGAAGATTT AGGGATACCATTCAAGCAGCTTCGAGTTTTGCTCTGAGAAACCAGTTGCCTCATCGCCTACAAGATCAGATGCTTGCACATTTATGTTTGAAGTTCAGGACAGATTCCGAGGGACTGCAGCAGCAAGAGATTATTGATTCGCTTCCTAAAGCCATTCGGTCGAGCATTTCGCATTATCTTTTCTACTCTCTTATGGATAAAGTTTACTTATTCCGCGGTGTTTCCAATGACTTGCTGTTTCAGCTG GTCTCAGAGATGAAAGCCGAATATTTTCCTCCAAAAGAAGATGTCATCCTGCAGAATGAAGCACCTACGGATTTCTACATCCTTGTCACTGGCGCCGTG GATCTATTGGTTCTCAAAAATGGAGCTGAGCAG GTTGTTGGAGAGGCAAAAGCAGGTGATCTCTGTGGTGAGATCGGAGTACTTTGTTATAGGCCACAGCTCTTTACAGTACGTACAAAACGATTGTGCCAACTACTTCGGCTAAACCGGACCGCATTCCTTAATATCATTCAGGCCAATGTTGGAGATGGGACCATAATCATGAATAATCTCCTTCAG CATTTGAAAGACATGAATGACCCAATAATGGAAGGAGTTTTAATTGAGACCGAGAACATGCTAGCTCGAGGGAGAATGGACCTACCTCTCAACCTTTGCTTCGCCGCACTCAGGGGAGATGACTTGTTGCTGAATCAGCTATTGAAAAGGGGGCTTGATCCTAATGAATCAGACAACAATGGAAGAACAGCTTTG CATATAGCTGCATCAAAAGGAAGTGAGAACTGCATTCTTCTCTTACTGGATTATGGTGCAGATCCAAACGTTAAAG ATTCAGAAGGAAATGTACCATTATGGGAGGCAATGTTAGCTGGCCATGATCAAGTAGCTAAACTGCTAAAGGAAAACGGAGCAAGTATTAATGTTGCAGATGTAGGTCACTATGCTTGCACTGCCGCTGAGCAGAACAACTTAAACTTGCTGAAAGAAATCATTCGATATGGTGGAGATGTCACACGTCCAAGGCACAACGGAACCACAGCTCTTCATGTTGCGGTTTGTGAAGGCAACGTTGAAATAGTCAAGTACCTTGTGGATCAAGGTGCTGACATTGACAAACCTGATGTTCATGGTTGGACACCCAGGGAGCTAGCTGAGCAACAAGGACACGAAGAAATAAAGACAATGTTTGAATCAAGAAAAGAGATGAAAACTCAATCTATCATGTCAATCCCAGAGAAGGCTGAGACACGGTACCTCGGGAGGTTTACAAGTGAGCCGGTGATCCGTCCTGTGGCACCGGATGGTACAGATGGATCATGGAGCCAATCCCGGCAGAGACGTAGGACAAGTAACTTCCACAACTCACTGTTCGGGATAATGTCAGCCGCAAACATGGAGAAAGATTTGCTATTGTCAGTACATAAACCTAAGGGTGTGAAGGATTGTGTTGTCAACTCTGCTAGAGTTGTAATAAGTTGTCCAGAAAAGGGGCAAACCATTGGGAAGCTAGTTTCACTTCCAGGGAACTTTGAGGAATTGCTTGAGATGGGTGCTAAAAAATTTGGGATCATTGGTGGTAAAGTGGTGAGCAAAGAAGGAGCTGAAATTGATGGTATTGAAGTGATTAGAGATGGTGACCATCTTGTTTTTGTTAGTGATGGTCAAATGCAACATCAACAACATAGTCAAGTACCCCATTGCATTGGGTAA
- the LOC107891096 gene encoding uncharacterized protein, whose translation MATNLLTFRPAGIYASAIPGHTKQDPNRGKSNPSPSSTNWWGPLFGMSPEPDYFDSDNKTDFKEKREVEPGTDTAQKSIRSKFSPGSFTEEKARQLRMMTTNTSSFHDAMYHSAIASRLASDFKDRSDL comes from the coding sequence ATGGCTACTAATCTTCTCACTTTTCGTCCCGCCGGAATTTACGCCAGTGCTATTCCCGGTCATACAAAACAGGACCCGAACCGCGGGAAGAGTAATCCGTCACCTTCTTCCACGAACTGGTGGGGACCGCTGTTTGGAATGTCACCAGAGCCCGACTATTTCGACTCCGATAACAAAACCGATTTCAAAGAGAAAAGAGAAGTCGAACCGGGAACGGATACGGCACAAAAGTCGATTAGATCGAAGTTTTCTCCGGGAAGCTTCACGGAGGAGAAGGCAAGGCAACTCCGTATGATGACTACGAACACGTCATCGTTTCATGACGCTATGTACCATTCAGCTATCGCTTCTAGACTCGCCTCCGATTTCAAGGATCGTTCCGATCTATGA